AGCCCGCACCGCCTTCTTTCATAATAAACCAATTGCCTTTTGTGTCGATGAATCCGAAATAAGAGATTTCACTTTCGTCTATCTCGACAATTTGATAACCATCGGTGGGTTGAGTTTCGGCGGGATGGATCGTTTCGCCAGTGGGGGCTTTGAGAGCCATGACTCCTGAATCTGGAGCTCCTCCTATTAGCAAACCCTCAGTCTTTCTGGCAAGAATGGAGTAGATGAAGTAAGAAATGCCAGCACCGGCGGCTAATTTGAGAAAGGCACGCTTGTCGAGATCGACAATCACGGGCTTCTCTGCCTTCTCTTTTTTTTCATTTACTGATGGAGGTGGGGTTGATAATTTTTGGGAGTGAATAACATTGGCTTTCCGCGGAAAAAGGATTAAGCCAAAGTAGACTAGTAAGGGATAGAAGACAGCAACAATGATCAATTGTTTGTAAGAAACGGCAGTGATAAAAGCAACTACCACTGCCAAGATAGCAATGATAAAAATGGGGTAAAACATAAAATGTCTTTTGTTCAGGACGGTATTTGTATGTGTTTGTTGCATTAGTTTACCTTTTTTTATATTTCTTCTACTAATAGTTCTACAACGCTTGCTGATATAAAAGCAGTTGACCCATTATCGAGTTTAATTTCGTACCAACCTGAATTTTCGGAAACAAATTCAAAAGTGTCACCGTTTTTAGCTTCACCAATTACTTTTGAATCAGTTGTTGGACTTTGGCGAATGTTAGCGCTGGCTGATTCATCAATTTTAACTACCAGCATTGAGGTCTGTCCTAAAATTTGCGTTGAGGTCTGTTCCGGAGTTTGTGTAGGGGCCTGTTCCAAGGTTTGTGTAGAAGTCCGTCTTAAAATTTGTGTTGAAGCCTGTCCTAAAGCTTGTGTTAGAGACTGTTTCAAAGTTTGTGTTGAGACCTGTTCCGAGGCCTGATGGATGAGAGTGAGTATAGGGTTGTTTCTTTGGGTGGAGGAAAACCGAATGTTCAGAAAACTAGAAGTAAAAAGAACCGCGAAGAAAAAAGAAGCGGCAGCAAACTCAGGGATCCTTTGGTAGATTTTTAATGGAGCGTAAGCCACTGTTCCTCTGGTAACGTTTCTCTTTGCAAGCGTAAGCATATTCTTTTCAAGATAGCCTGATTCTTTTTCAATAATTATCCTTTCAAGTAATCTTTTTTCCCTTTGGTTGAGGTTATATTTTTCAACAAAATCTTTATAGCTTTTAATGCCTTTAAGAAACTCATTTTTAAAATTTTCAAAAAATGATAAGACGGTACTTGCTTTAACCCAGGAAGTTTTTCTTTTACCCAAATAGTCTGCATAAGATGAATAACTGTCAATTAAATTATTACCTTTTTCTTCTTGGAGATGTTGGTGGAGGTAATGAGTCATGTTTAGCAGACAGGTGGCATCATTGATAGATACTGATTTATAAGGTCCGCCGAAAAGAGAACCTTGACGCTGATATTTTTTATTGAAATAGATAGAGTATTTTGTTGATAGAGACCTCATAAAACCCTCAAGAGAGTCTTTGGCGATTGGACATAAGAGCAAATGAAAATGATCAGGTGTTAGACAATAAGCAATTAGTTCAACTTTATTGAAATAATTTTTAGGTTGATGCGGTACGCCCCGAAAAGCGCGCCCTTTGACAGTGAAGGTTTTCTGGAGATCTTCAGATTTTTTGGGAAGAGTCAAATAGTCCTCCAGATGACTAAGAAAAACTTCGTAATCCTGTTTATCATTAAAGATGATTCCGTTTGCAATCCCCCGATTGTAGACATGAAAGTAAATTTTACCTTTATTTGTTTTTTTAAGGCCTTGAGCAGTCATGTTTCAAACTTACCATGCGAACAAAGGGGTTACAAGTACCAATTTGAGGCTAAAAAAACTGCCTTTAAAGGAGAAAAGATGTAAGGTTTATCTTGCAAGGAGTATTAAGGCGATCAAAAAAGCTAGGTAAATTAGGGCAAAACACTCGCTTTAAAGGAGAAAAGGTTTTAAGCTTTATCTTGCAAGGATTATTCAGGAGGTCACCAGCAGGAAGAAAGGAGTTTTGTGAGAATCTCGGAGTAGATAGGGCGCAATGGTTATCAGCATGACATACTAGATGATAATGTATGGAAAATTAATTAAATTTATGGATTTTTTCCTTCCTTCTTATGCCCTACCACCAGAAGACTAATCGGCTTTAAGTCCAGTCCCAACAATTCTTTCGTTTTTTTCATTAAATGATCCCGACCCTTACTCATTATTTTTTAATCTTT
The Patescibacteria group bacterium genome window above contains:
- a CDS encoding SH3 domain-containing protein is translated as MTAQGLKKTNKGKIYFHVYNRGIANGIIFNDKQDYEVFLSHLEDYLTLPKKSEDLQKTFTVKGRAFRGVPHQPKNYFNKVELIAYCLTPDHFHLLLCPIAKDSLEGFMRSLSTKYSIYFNKKYQRQGSLFGGPYKSVSINDATCLLNMTHYLHQHLQEEKGNNLIDSYSSYADYLGKRKTSWVKASTVLSFFENFKNEFLKGIKSYKDFVEKYNLNQREKRLLERIIIEKESGYLEKNMLTLAKRNVTRGTVAYAPLKIYQRIPEFAAASFFFAVLFTSSFLNIRFSSTQRNNPILTLIHQASEQVSTQTLKQSLTQALGQASTQILRRTSTQTLEQAPTQTPEQTSTQILGQTSMLVVKIDESASANIRQSPTTDSKVIGEAKNGDTFEFVSENSGWYEIKLDNGSTAFISASVVELLVEEI